A region of Natribaculum luteum DNA encodes the following proteins:
- a CDS encoding N-6 DNA methylase, with the protein MPDLSDFTDEGTDDTTDMIEDYLTGKEIADEPENKLRNRFIQHLIEERGFDEDTLKTVPEWRVPPRPSGSRNSSAAKRPDFVYFDGPNHNESPDRIHTVGETKTRVTEGDSAHEAAESQVKWYLTNESQAEYGIAVSDMEDPFKVTVFADTKDQAGKKNVTQVDFDPPLPGEELDVDASTTIGDLEPFEENPKELTSDIRDYVHSHDGSATDDLTMAKQWAYMILTKLKDEEKPPSERPALHIREGDDPESVAKRVDQLFKREVLDSHPAVFGTAPDKDTWEIQFDDETKRYIVSKLQDYSLQKTDALLMREAFEVFITDAVKGDEGQFYTRRNLCEGMARATSPSPDDNIGDLAAGTGGLIGAGIEEVSKKIEKRLIERGQEDRYALELRQFIQSHVFGVDKAHFAVDLMEAELEAMAETAPNVYRNDSLSYHRWDEQPLPKGRFDILFANFPYGSGLTKSDTTDLREYELGYKWESTDGDNGPRELTDVTGIGPSTAEDLRDAGYEDIGDVYEADVQELGEIQGIGSVTAEKILNDISEEDVEELRGEADDEKQEPFVQTSQIRDEQEISILFMELYHEMLNEGGRAAIVFPETHLVTDDYVAYWLRRNFRVHGVWDLPDQMFQPHTHAKMVVLFLEKPPADVNPREEDYPIFMGTIEQVGHNQRGNSLFKRDENGDIVRDENGHRVRKDHIPDMAEVTLDWFSKAKDFVEDAEADRSYFEDPEAEPDLEGTDLDEEQVTTIWNSEVEDDTLIPRAYQRQPIERARKWAEEHDCELVQLSELMEEGVVEAFTGHGGVKKEWYSSDNEIPYINTSRVSKFEVATVGNHVKRVPQEVYDSKKEKLKIQPGDIFIVKRGENYIGNVGIVHPAHIPLLSAAENDILRVNEDNEYNLTPAVLLYLLSQDIVTDQLQSKHEYETIIWNVSDRYQEVYLPIPQDEEFRKELDEAVQKRAEGFGTLVESIDSKMERVGQESEENTVEEQVVQSED; encoded by the coding sequence ATGCCGGATCTCTCAGATTTCACTGATGAGGGCACCGACGATACAACAGATATGATTGAGGACTACCTGACTGGCAAAGAAATTGCGGACGAACCAGAGAACAAACTCCGAAATCGATTCATTCAGCACCTCATTGAAGAACGCGGCTTCGATGAGGACACGCTGAAGACGGTTCCAGAGTGGCGGGTTCCCCCTCGGCCGTCCGGTTCAAGGAACAGTAGTGCGGCGAAACGCCCCGATTTCGTCTATTTCGACGGCCCGAATCACAATGAGAGTCCGGACCGAATCCACACCGTCGGCGAAACGAAAACCCGAGTTACCGAGGGTGATTCGGCTCACGAGGCGGCGGAGAGCCAGGTGAAGTGGTACCTGACGAACGAATCTCAGGCGGAGTATGGAATCGCCGTCAGCGACATGGAAGACCCGTTTAAGGTCACTGTCTTCGCTGATACCAAGGACCAAGCGGGAAAGAAGAACGTCACTCAGGTCGACTTCGATCCACCGCTGCCGGGCGAAGAACTCGACGTAGATGCGAGCACCACCATCGGGGATCTGGAGCCGTTTGAGGAGAACCCAAAAGAACTCACATCGGACATCCGGGACTACGTCCACTCGCATGACGGGAGTGCCACCGACGACCTGACGATGGCAAAGCAATGGGCGTACATGATCCTCACCAAGCTGAAGGACGAGGAGAAGCCCCCGTCCGAACGGCCCGCCCTTCACATCCGCGAAGGCGATGACCCCGAATCTGTCGCTAAGCGCGTGGATCAGCTGTTCAAACGGGAAGTCCTAGACAGCCACCCAGCGGTCTTCGGGACTGCCCCCGACAAGGATACCTGGGAAATCCAGTTCGACGATGAGACCAAGCGGTACATCGTCAGTAAGCTCCAGGATTACTCGCTCCAGAAGACTGACGCGCTGCTAATGCGGGAGGCATTCGAGGTCTTCATTACGGACGCTGTCAAGGGCGACGAGGGGCAATTCTACACCCGTCGGAACCTCTGCGAGGGAATGGCCCGAGCGACCTCACCCAGCCCGGATGACAACATCGGTGATCTCGCTGCGGGGACTGGGGGACTCATCGGTGCAGGCATCGAGGAGGTCTCAAAGAAGATCGAAAAACGGCTCATCGAACGTGGACAGGAAGACCGTTACGCACTGGAACTGCGACAGTTCATCCAGAGTCACGTCTTCGGCGTCGACAAGGCACACTTCGCCGTCGACCTGATGGAAGCCGAGCTGGAAGCGATGGCGGAGACAGCCCCGAACGTCTACCGGAACGACAGTCTCAGCTACCACCGCTGGGACGAACAGCCACTCCCGAAGGGACGATTCGACATTTTGTTCGCGAATTTTCCATACGGGAGTGGTCTGACGAAAAGTGATACAACTGATCTGCGGGAATACGAGCTTGGTTACAAGTGGGAAAGCACCGATGGTGACAACGGTCCACGCGAGCTGACCGACGTGACGGGTATCGGCCCCTCGACTGCTGAGGACCTCCGAGACGCCGGGTATGAAGACATCGGAGACGTGTATGAGGCGGACGTCCAAGAGCTCGGTGAGATCCAGGGAATCGGCTCGGTGACGGCCGAAAAGATTCTCAATGACATCTCCGAGGAAGACGTAGAGGAGCTCCGTGGCGAAGCTGACGATGAGAAACAGGAGCCGTTCGTCCAGACGAGCCAGATCCGCGACGAGCAAGAAATTAGCATTCTCTTCATGGAGCTATACCACGAGATGCTGAACGAAGGCGGACGGGCGGCCATCGTCTTCCCAGAGACACACCTGGTGACGGACGACTACGTCGCCTACTGGCTTCGTCGCAATTTCCGTGTCCATGGTGTCTGGGATCTGCCGGACCAGATGTTCCAGCCACACACGCACGCGAAGATGGTCGTGCTGTTCTTGGAGAAGCCGCCCGCCGACGTGAATCCCCGCGAGGAAGACTACCCGATCTTCATGGGGACGATTGAGCAGGTCGGCCACAACCAGCGCGGTAACTCGCTGTTCAAGCGAGACGAGAACGGTGATATCGTCCGTGACGAGAATGGACACCGGGTTCGGAAGGATCACATCCCGGACATGGCTGAGGTGACTCTCGACTGGTTCAGCAAGGCCAAAGATTTCGTCGAGGACGCTGAGGCCGATCGGTCTTACTTTGAGGATCCCGAGGCGGAACCGGATCTGGAAGGCACCGACCTAGACGAAGAACAGGTAACGACTATCTGGAACAGCGAAGTCGAGGACGACACCCTCATTCCCCGTGCCTACCAGCGTCAGCCCATCGAGCGGGCTCGGAAGTGGGCCGAGGAGCATGACTGCGAACTCGTCCAGCTGAGCGAGCTAATGGAAGAGGGCGTCGTCGAGGCTTTCACCGGGCATGGCGGGGTCAAAAAAGAGTGGTATAGCTCCGACAACGAGATCCCGTACATCAACACGAGTCGGGTCAGCAAGTTCGAGGTCGCCACTGTCGGAAACCACGTCAAACGTGTGCCTCAGGAAGTTTATGATAGCAAGAAAGAGAAACTCAAGATCCAACCCGGAGATATCTTCATCGTCAAGCGCGGAGAGAACTACATCGGCAACGTCGGGATCGTCCACCCGGCACACATCCCGTTGCTGTCAGCCGCTGAGAACGATATCCTCCGCGTGAACGAGGACAACGAGTATAATCTGACCCCTGCAGTGCTTCTATATCTACTCTCTCAAGATATTGTGACCGACCAACTCCAGTCCAAGCACGAATACGAGACCATCATCTGGAATGTGAGCGACCGCTACCAGGAAGTCTATCTGCCGATTCCGCAGGACGAAGAGTTCCGCAAGGAACTAGATGAAGCCGTCCAGAAGCGGGCTGAAGGCTTTGGGACGCTTGTCGAGTCCATAGATTCAAAAATGGAGCGTGTCGGGCAGGAGTCTGAGGAGAACACCGTAGAAGAGCAGGTGGTTCAATCCGAGGATTAA
- a CDS encoding winged helix-turn-helix transcriptional regulator encodes MDADDMRDADWAILDVLREGRANAPLIAEEADYSSQYVRERLGRLKQDNIVKPLGHGIYEINEDEVPERDHDK; translated from the coding sequence ATGGACGCAGACGATATGCGCGACGCTGATTGGGCGATCCTCGACGTGCTTCGCGAAGGACGTGCAAATGCACCACTTATCGCTGAAGAAGCGGACTACTCTTCGCAGTACGTCCGAGAGCGACTTGGGCGTCTGAAACAGGACAATATTGTCAAACCACTGGGCCATGGAATCTATGAGATCAACGAAGACGAAGTGCCGGAGCGTGATCACGATAAGTAA